In Neisseriaceae bacterium CLB008, one genomic interval encodes:
- a CDS encoding phosphoglycerate kinase codes for MSFQKLKDIDVAGKTVLIRVDMNVPVKDGQLGDDTRIKASLPSIQHCLAEGAAVILMTHLGRPTEGEFKPEDSLKPVAARLGELLGQDVAVRDDWQQQGLSVAAGQVVMLENVRLNIGEKKNDPQLGQAYARLCDVFVNDAFGTAHRAEASTHAVAQYAPVACAGLLLTAELEALGKALENPKRPLVAIVAGSKVSTKLTILESLADKVDQLIVGGGIANTFLLAKGHGIGKSLVEIKLVNEAKNIMNKIEANGGSVPLPTDVCCATECSETAEERVIPLDKVGIEDRILDIGPDSSKVLADIVAKAGTVVWNGPLGVFEYEQFAYGTQALAQAIANSDAFSIAGGGDTLSAIAKFGVTDKISYISTGGGAFLEFLEGKELPAVAILKARA; via the coding sequence ATGTCGTTTCAAAAACTTAAAGATATAGACGTGGCCGGTAAAACGGTCTTGATTCGTGTGGACATGAACGTACCGGTTAAAGATGGCCAATTGGGCGATGACACCAGAATTAAAGCCTCTTTACCCTCGATTCAACACTGTTTAGCTGAAGGCGCGGCGGTCATTTTGATGACCCACCTAGGCCGTCCCACCGAAGGCGAATTCAAACCTGAAGACAGCTTAAAACCTGTGGCCGCCCGCTTAGGCGAGCTATTAGGCCAAGACGTAGCCGTGCGCGACGATTGGCAACAGCAGGGCCTGAGCGTGGCCGCTGGCCAAGTGGTGATGTTGGAAAACGTGCGTTTGAACATCGGCGAGAAAAAGAATGACCCGCAGCTAGGCCAAGCCTATGCCCGTCTATGCGACGTGTTTGTCAACGATGCCTTTGGTACGGCTCACCGCGCCGAAGCTTCTACCCATGCCGTGGCGCAATACGCCCCTGTGGCGTGTGCCGGTCTATTGCTGACCGCTGAGCTAGAAGCCCTAGGTAAAGCCTTAGAAAATCCTAAGCGTCCTTTAGTAGCCATCGTGGCCGGCAGTAAGGTGTCGACCAAGCTGACCATCTTAGAAAGTTTGGCCGATAAAGTAGACCAGCTCATCGTTGGCGGCGGCATTGCCAATACCTTCTTACTGGCCAAAGGCCACGGGATTGGTAAGTCTTTGGTGGAAATTAAGCTGGTGAACGAAGCCAAAAACATCATGAACAAGATTGAAGCCAACGGGGGTTCTGTGCCGTTGCCAACCGACGTGTGCTGCGCGACTGAATGCTCAGAAACCGCTGAAGAGCGCGTGATTCCTTTAGATAAGGTGGGCATTGAAGACCGTATTTTGGACATTGGGCCAGACTCCTCTAAAGTGTTGGCCGACATCGTGGCCAAGGCGGGTACCGTGGTGTGGAACGGTCCTTTGGGCGTGTTTGAGTATGAGCAGTTTGCCTACGGCACCCAGGCTTTGGCTCAAGCGATCGCCAACAGTGACGCATTTTCAATCGCCGGCGGTGGCGACACCTTATCCGCGATTGCCAAATTTGGCGTGACCGATAAAATCAGCTACATCAGCACCGGTGGCGGCGCATTCTTAGAATTTCTTGAAGGCAAAGAGTTGCCAGCCGTGGCGATTTTAAAAGCCCGCGCTTAA
- the sstT gene encoding serine/threonine transporter SstT — MENKGLLGLLKRIGMVNLIFIGLILGVVLALVSPSSAQSVALLGELFVRALKAVAPVLVFVLVASSVAQHRTGQANSIKPVLFLYLIGTFAAALVAVVASFMFPTTLTLAINQTDVVPPSGIIEVLRSVLLSLIDNPVAALLNGNFLGILMWAIGLGLALRQASDSTKKMVSDLSESVTLIVRWVICMAPIGIFGLVASTIATAGLEALLGYAQLLAVLLGSMAVLALVVNPLIVFWKIRRNPYPLVWRCLRESGVTAFFTRSSAANIPVNMGMCRDMNLDKDTYSVSIPLGATINMGGAAITITVLTLAAVNTLGIQVDLATALLLSIVAAVCACGASGVAGGSLLLIPLACGLFGISNDVAMQVVAVGFIIGVLQDSAETAMNSSTDVLFTAAVCLAEQEKKSS; from the coding sequence ATGGAAAATAAAGGTCTTTTGGGGCTGCTGAAGCGCATTGGCATGGTTAACCTCATTTTTATCGGTTTAATACTGGGCGTGGTGCTGGCCTTGGTGTCACCATCGAGCGCACAGTCTGTGGCGCTATTGGGCGAACTCTTTGTGCGTGCACTGAAGGCCGTCGCACCGGTTTTGGTATTTGTGCTGGTGGCGTCTTCAGTGGCGCAACATCGTACGGGCCAGGCCAACAGCATCAAGCCAGTGTTGTTTTTATACCTAATCGGCACGTTCGCGGCCGCCTTGGTGGCCGTCGTGGCGAGCTTCATGTTCCCCACCACCCTCACTCTAGCCATTAACCAAACCGACGTGGTGCCGCCTTCTGGCATCATTGAAGTGCTACGGTCGGTTTTGTTAAGCTTGATTGATAATCCTGTGGCTGCTCTTTTAAACGGTAACTTCTTAGGCATATTGATGTGGGCCATTGGCTTGGGCTTAGCCCTACGTCAGGCCAGCGACAGCACTAAGAAAATGGTGTCTGATCTGTCTGAAAGCGTGACGCTAATCGTGCGCTGGGTGATCTGCATGGCGCCGATCGGTATTTTTGGCCTAGTGGCTTCCACCATCGCCACCGCAGGGCTAGAGGCTTTATTGGGCTATGCACAGCTATTGGCCGTGCTGTTGGGCAGCATGGCGGTATTGGCCTTGGTGGTCAATCCTTTAATTGTGTTTTGGAAAATTCGCCGCAATCCCTATCCTTTGGTTTGGCGTTGCCTGCGCGAAAGCGGTGTGACCGCCTTCTTTACCCGTAGCTCAGCTGCCAACATCCCAGTAAACATGGGGATGTGCCGCGACATGAACTTGGATAAAGACACCTATTCTGTATCGATTCCGTTGGGGGCCACGATCAATATGGGCGGCGCCGCCATCACCATTACCGTGTTGACGTTGGCAGCCGTGAATACGCTGGGCATTCAGGTCGACCTCGCCACGGCGCTATTGCTGAGCATCGTCGCTGCGGTGTGCGCTTGCGGCGCCTCTGGCGTGGCGGGCGGCTCACTGCTGTTGATTCCTTTGGCCTGTGGCCTATTTGGGATCTCGAATGACGTGGCCATGCAGGTCGTGGCCGTTGGCTTCATCATTGGCGTGCTGCAAGATTCGGCCGAAACCGCGATGAACTCATCGACCGACGTCTTGTTTACGGCAGCCGTGTGCTTGGCGGAGCAAGAAAAAAAATCGTCGTAA
- the aroG gene encoding 3-deoxy-7-phosphoheptulonate synthase AroG produces MTRLKNTDDVKIKEVKELLPPIAHLYELPITEEVADLIHQTREDIGALIHGRDDRLLVVIGPCSIHDTKAALEYAERLLPLKQKYAQELLIVMRVYFEKPRTTVGWKGLINDPNLDGSYDINAGLRTARQLLLTLNSMGMPASTEFLDMITPQYYADLISWGAIGARTTESQVHRELASGLSSPVGFKNGTDGNLKIAIDAIGAASKPHHFLSVTKSGHSAIVHTAGNPDCHVILRGGNSGPNYDAASVAEAVGQLQKAGVTPNLMVDFSHANSSKDFKRQVQVAENVAEQIAQGQQHIMGVMVESHLVEGRQDQKEGQALTYGQSITDGCIGWDDTEQLLQILAKAVQSRR; encoded by the coding sequence ATCACGCGCTTGAAAAATACTGACGACGTTAAAATTAAAGAAGTAAAAGAACTGTTGCCGCCGATTGCTCATCTGTATGAGCTGCCTATTACCGAGGAAGTGGCCGACCTGATTCACCAAACGCGAGAAGACATCGGCGCCTTAATCCATGGCCGTGACGATCGACTCTTGGTGGTGATCGGGCCTTGCTCGATTCACGACACCAAAGCCGCCTTAGAATACGCCGAACGGTTACTGCCTCTAAAACAAAAATACGCTCAAGAACTATTGATTGTGATGCGGGTGTATTTTGAAAAACCGCGCACCACTGTGGGCTGGAAAGGCTTAATTAACGACCCTAACCTAGACGGCAGCTACGACATCAATGCAGGCTTGCGTACCGCCCGTCAGCTGCTGTTGACCTTAAACAGTATGGGCATGCCGGCCTCAACTGAATTTTTAGACATGATTACCCCGCAATATTATGCCGATTTAATCAGCTGGGGCGCGATTGGTGCCCGCACGACAGAAAGCCAGGTGCATCGTGAATTAGCCTCTGGCCTATCTAGCCCTGTGGGCTTTAAAAATGGCACCGACGGCAACCTTAAAATTGCCATTGACGCCATTGGCGCCGCCAGCAAGCCGCACCACTTTTTATCCGTGACCAAAAGCGGCCATTCAGCCATTGTCCACACCGCCGGCAATCCTGATTGTCACGTGATTTTACGCGGCGGCAACAGCGGACCGAATTACGATGCTGCCAGCGTGGCTGAAGCAGTAGGCCAGCTACAAAAAGCAGGCGTCACGCCAAATTTAATGGTGGATTTCAGCCACGCCAACAGCAGCAAAGACTTTAAACGCCAGGTTCAAGTAGCCGAAAACGTGGCCGAGCAAATCGCTCAGGGTCAGCAGCACATCATGGGGGTGATGGTAGAAAGCCATTTAGTGGAAGGCCGCCAAGACCAGAAGGAAGGCCAAGCCTTAACCTATGGTCAAAGCATTACCGATGGCTGCATCGGCTGGGACGACACCGAACAATTGCTACAGATCTTGGCTAAAGCGGTGCAATCTCGCCGATAA